The DNA sequence agcgggctgtcatgtgccttttactgaggattggcttccgtctggccactctaccataaaggcctgattggtggagtgctgcagagatggttgtccttctggaaggttctcccagctccaaagaggaactctggagctctgtcagagtgaccatcgggttcttggtcacccccctgaccaaggcccttctcccccgattactcagtttggccaggcggccagctctaggaatagtcttggtggttccaaacttcttccatttaagaatgatggaggccactgtgttcttggggaccttcaatgctgcacacatattttggtacccttcccaggtctgtgcctcaacacaatccggtctcggagctctacggactattccttcgacctcatggcttggtttttgctccgatATACACTgtccactgtgggaccttatatagacaggtgtgtgcctttccaaaccatgtccaatcaattgaatttaccacaggtggactccaatcaagttgtagaaacatctcaaggatgatcaatggaaacaggatgcaccggagctcaatttcgagtctcatagcaaagagtctgaataaggtatttctgctttttatgttttcgctttgtcgttatggggtattgtgtgtagattgatgattaaaaaaagtatataaatcaattttagaataaggctgtaacgtaacaaaatgcggaaaaagtcaaggggtttgaatactttctgaatgcaatgtacatgggacaatattttaaaTGTCAATAGCACCTTATTTCAATGACaaactataaattgtagaaattgatatacaaatattgaaagcatttattGAGACAACTAAAAGACGGTCAAaatgaaaatattgtcccatttacaTTGTATAATTTATTGACGGTCACCAACTAGCCCCAGAGATAGGCTATGCAATGTCAAACCAACTTCGCCACGGTCACACACTAATCCCCTGAAGCTAATTGGCGAAAGAAGTTGGCTAGCACTAGCTAGCCTAGGCGACTTCAAGACAAGACCTGGTTAGACTGTTTCAAGTTACTGTTGCATTTTCTTAATGAGCAAGCAGAAAAACTAATCCAAATCAGGTAGTTCAGATTTACAAACAAGATTAGCCTAAACAGACTTTCACAGCAAGCTATATCAGCGAAAGCAATATTTCCATCATGAGCACAGTGACTCACTATCTCACTTCCATTAGAAATGCCTCACTGGATTAACTGGGGACACCACCCACCCCTTTCACAGATCATCTTTGCCTGGTAGCCAAGAGTGTAAGCAGGATAGGGAGCAGTTGATTTGGGTCATATGAGAGTGAGTGTATCTCTTACTGTGTGAGAGCGTTGTGCGCGTCAACGAAGATCTCCTGAGCTTTCACTGGGAACGCCTTTGTGGTGAACTCAGCGTCATGCTCTTTGATCTTGCGTATCCTGCAGTGGAGAGAAGGTTTGTGTTCCCACTTTAAACGAACTACAACTTTTAAGCCTTCATAAACCCTTTATTAGGCTTTCATGAATGGACTATAAAGCCTTTATAAAAGTTTGTTTAAAGTGTGACCGGGTTTGTTTCAATGCCAAAGACGTTAATGCAATATAAGAGACAAATAGGTACTCATTCTAAGTCTAATACTAACAGAGAGTAAGAATATCTAAGGAGTACACGACAGACAGTCTTTGCTAGCTGGgagtatttgagtgtgtgtgtgaaagataaGGAACAATCGCTCAATATCCTACAAAAAGATAAACAATGGGGTGGCGGTCAATGTTAGAGTGTGACACAGGAAGACTGTCTCACGCTAGCTGGGAGGCAGCACCCTGTTTGATCTGCTCTGTGCGCTGTCTCAGACCCTCTTTGGACAGACTGGAGAGACGAGCATCACCTTCTGGGGGGATATACGGATCAAACACTCCCGCTGTGGTAGTGGAAAGGAGAGAGATATTGGTTATTGTGACTATGTATATTATTTGCTTCATTGTAACAGTGGCAACCCTCTTAACTTTGATTCTATGCACAACAAACTGAAGGTTTGAACTTGTATGAAAGCACATAAACAGGTCTGTACCAGTGCAGGCGATGTTGATGGCTCTCTCCATGTACTCCTGCCTCAGGACAACACCTGCCGCTCTGGCTTTGGCCTCCTGGTCTGCCGACGCTGCTGCCTTCCCTTTTATCCCCACTGCTGGGGGAATGAAGTAGCGCTTCTTGGTCCTTACCGGGACAACAAAGGGCAGGGGATACCGTACCTCCAGCGAAGACTCTGCATTCTGCATGAGGGAAAAGCAGGTGGATTAGATAAGAAATCATGGAGTACCAGTCTATGCATAAAGGTTATAGCACAATTTGTTCATGTGGTTTGCAATTCATGGAGATAAGAGAATTGCACACCATTATCAATTGGTTATTAATTGTATGGTTAATATCATAATATGATGGTGCATTCGAAAACATTTTCGTTTATGCATTTAGTTTAACAAAGAActtggttttggaaataaatacaaaaatcagATGATGCTAGTCAAAGAGACTGAAGAAAACAGTGTTATAAAATGTAATGTTGACATCTTATTAAGTTACATGCGTTTTAGGTTGGCTACGGTGATTGATTAATGAGTATAGACTAGCGGGTAGCTTAACTGGTTTAAAACTTAGTCAGTTGAAAAATTGACTGTTTTAGCAAGAGTTGCCTTCCAAAAAGATCTGCTTGCTGGgtttagctaggttagctaacttagctagctagctactgctgATTATAAATCTACAGCTTTTTTCGGTGGCATTTTCTGGGGCTTAGCAGTCAACATTTCAATGAATGATGTGTAATTTATAGCTAATGTAATCAATATTCTCACAAATAATACCTTCAAATTGCTGAATCTCATCCGATAGAGAGGCAGTAATGCCCTCCTCATGGACATCGCCATATTTGCTGTCAGACTCAGTTTGAGGTGTGTTCAAGAACAATATATCGGCGCTGTGCTGCGTATTGTTACGATTCTTCTTGCAACGTTTTGGGGGTCACTTTGGCTATTCTGCCTTGCTCTGCATTTTAGAATAAACTATTACTTGTTTAGGTTTTTTTTTATCATGAGAATCTGCTTTCAGCTATTGTTGGTTTATAGATCAAAGATGTATAGATCAGAAGACAAAAAATGAAAGATATATCCACAAGGCGTGGCCAAATGCTTAACtgttgtaacaatgcggagggcacCATTTTGCTctacattgacatgattggttgagggTAGGTGAGGGCGGgcggtcctgtataaacacaaactcacttccttgacaatttccttcacaacagctcagCGCTGCTCCGCAAAGCACAAGTATGAATGcgctgacttctgcagaggctgACCGTAAGTGCTGCACTGCCAATGCAGACGTCAGAATGACCATGTAGCGCCTTtgatatggcctctgcagaagtcagtgCATTCATAGTTTTTGCGCTTCCCTAAGCATCTCAGAGCTGCTCTGAaaaagttgtcaaggaagtgagtttgtatTTATACAGGACCTCATACCCGCACCTACCATCAActaatcatgtcaatgcggagctatatggAGCCCTActcattgttacaaaatttgaggCGCACAGTGCAGtacggagctcaatttggccaCTGCTTGCCTCTGGAGACTTCGCAATTGCATCACACCATCCATacgcctccgaccacatttttggatcaagcataaattgtttTTTTATGGATGCAGGCTACAGCAGCAGTTACTTAGCCGTTGGACACAGATAATAAAGAGTTACATGGGTTTAGATGGTGGAATTTTATCGTAAATTCGTTGCTTTTTCATGACATGATCTGAAGATTTGAAGCAGCAGCTACTTCGAACACCTTCAGTGGCTGTGCACGTCTTATTGGCAGGATGATTCTTAAGCAAACAAAATATAATTGCTAGAGAGATGTCTGCAATGACCTACATGAGTCATGTGAGTAGCTAAGCCCTCTGACTACTGGTTTCCATAGGTGATTTACACCCACTCATTACTAGGCAACAACATAGACAAACCATCAAAACTTTCACAACATAAAAAGGTAAACAACCTGTTGTTGATGCAAATTCTTACTTATTTTCAGAGTGCAGATGACTTCATGCATGATTgttatttctactactactaataaggAATGCCACAAACAGAAAGCATGTCATTGTCAATTATGATTTATGTCAAATATTTTACATAACATAGCTatatttttggagaaaaaaaggtTACTGCAATTGACAAACTAATTCAAAACCAAACATATTGAACACACCCCCTTGTTCCAGCGTTCCTCCGCTTCAACGCGATGACACCATTCCCTCGTCATACTGCGCTCCTACACACGTTGTTACGGTGGATTTGAAGTGAGAGGGGAGGACCCTAGCTGGTAACATTTCTAGCTAAGGATTTTATGTTGCTGGTTCTCGGCCGTCGGGTTTCGCTGTCATTCGTAAAACGAGTCATTCCCCAAGATCCAGTTTTGTTGTCGAAGCCCATTTTGCAGAACTTCAGAACTATCCAATTCCGAGTAATACACAGCAGCACCGTCTTCGCAATCGCCACCAGACAAAATACAGACACCATGCCTGAAAGGAGGCCCTTCGTAAGGTTGCCCACTGACGTCTACCCTGTCAACTACGGGTTGTGCTTGAAGCCCGACCTCATCGACTTCACTTTCGAGGGCAAACTAGAGGCGATTGTGGAGGTAGGTGAAGTAATTGAAAGACAATTTGTATCGTACTTGGTGCATGGTTATGTAATCTATTTTGCCTATTGTACAACGTTCAAATGGCGAACGGCaaaatgctaactagctagctaacttgccaGCTAGCGAACCACAAACTAACGTTATCTACTAACCCATGATAGTAGTGGCAAATAACTAGCCTAGCTCACTTTAGCTAGGTTGAACATATATgtattcaatgtagaaaatattggCCTGAATGGTACTGTCCagagtaactagctagctacctacctagaTGAACCGTCATTCGCTAGTTAACTGCTAATACTAGTTAGATAGCTAGGCACATTAACGTTAGCTCGCTGTAATTTTTGCAAATCGTTTACTGGCTAATAGTCACTACTACATACTTCTCACTTGAAATTAATGTATAGTATGATCAACGTCAATGCTAAGATGTTGATTTAGCTTCAATGCTAACGTTAGTTGCATGTCAGCGCATCCAGTTAGCATGCGCGCTAGTGCTAACTGAGCTGATGTTTGCTAAATCATAGCTAGTAAATGTCTTCCTACTAGAGAGGACCTCCCAGCTTCGGTCTCTGTGTTAACCTATTTTGCAAGCGTGTTGCTAGCAGACCATTTAAATGACAAAACACTAGACATTCAACACCCATGATGTATAACATTCAGAACTGATCTTGTTTGATGATAATGCACGACACTTTCAGAAATTTAGATAAATGATTCCTTATCTGTCAGTGATTGGAAAAATGGTGTGCAACCTTGCGTACTTCCCATTGCCTGTCGGTATGTTGATGGTGTAAACCAATTACTACATACGGATGGGCATGAGATCTCAAACGGACGTCAAAGCTCGATCTTTAACCAGagattacttttatttattttgttataCTGTAAAACTATTTGGTGTAATGTGCCTTGGCTACCCGTACAGACAATTTACATTTTGTCTTAAAGGCAACTATTCTTTGACTTGCGGGGcacaacaaaaaagaaaccaaGCCAAACCCCCCTCCGTTTGACCCCTAAATTCCCtatctcctccatgtctcatTTACTCAATTGCCTTCTGACTGCTCCCTACACAGGCTTGCTGAGTGTGCATCACAAGCTCCCGTTAGGCCTACAGAAATAAATGCCTATAAAAACGTTATCTCGCTGATGGATACACAAACTACATTCCTTGCCAAATGATGACAGTTTTATCACAAattataaatggactgtttgaagtAGGAAAATGTGTTCCAACAACGAGCAGCAGTTTGGGAATAATTGTCTCCAGCCTATTTTCCGCTGGGTTCACCTAGACCTAGACTGACCAGGCGAAAGCTAttattccttattgatgtcacttgttaaatccacttcaatcagtgcagaagatgaaggggaagagacaggttgaagaacgatttttaagccttgaggcatGGATTGTGCATATGTGCGCCATTCAGATTGTGAATAGGCAAGAtaacatatttaagtgccttttgcacggggtatagtagtaggtgccaggcgcaccggtttgtgtcgacCTGCAAAACTGCTGGGTTTTTCGCGCTCAACCATTTCCCGTGTGAATCAAggatggcccaccacccaaaggacatccagacaacttgacacaactgtagaaAGCATTGGGGTCAaggtgggccagcatccctgtggaactcttttgacaccttgtagagtccattccctgaAGAATtggggctgttctgagggcaaaagggagggggtttaactcaatattaggaatgtgttcttaatgttttgtacactgtccGTATGGGGcaattagtatttgttttctGTAATACTTGAGTATGATTTTGTTTTTTTTCCAATACGAGTACTGGAACTgtcaaatgcccatccctaaTACTACAACACATGTGTATGACAGACTTGCTTGCTTCATTTGATTAGTTTCTAATGGGTGTCATATTTGGTGACAAATACGGTGCATAGATTCCTCTCAGGTATTTGCATACACCATCTTCATCTCAGAACACAGGCTAGGAACACAAGTTACTAGTCATCATGGGGACATAACACTGGCTGTGTTTCAATGACACTTAAAACGCCAGGCGAAACTATTTTAGTACTTTCCACACAAACATTGTCTAAATCTAAAAGATTACGGTATGGGTTATCTATGTGCCGCTGATCTATGTTTGGTAGCCTATCCATAGGGGGATGGCACATTGTTTTACGTAGTTGGTGAACTGCATTTGCCAAGGAAATTAGGCTATATGAAAGGATTAGGCTACTCTATGCATTTAAGTGACAAATACAGTTGTCAAGTATGGCATTTTTAACTGCAATACATCGGCTGTGTGTGGTCAGTTGCGTGGCTGTTGTTTGCATGCACATTCTATAATTTCATTAGCCAAGTTAAAGTCAATGCCAGCCCATGATTTAAAAGTTGTCAGATAACGGCACAATAGCCAACGAGACACATAGCGACGTGGCACCGTGCCATCACCTAGCGCACTCTATAATTACAGCCCTGCCTTCTTGGTTACAACCTCCCAGCTCCCCGAGTATCAAAATAAACAACGGCAGCACCCAACCGTCAATAAATGGGACTAGTCTACTTTCTCAGAAAGCCGCGTCTGAGTGTGCCGCTGGGTTCCGCCCTCAATAAGTCGGACGGTCGACCGTCACATGAGCCGCTATCACATTGCATTCTAGTCAGAAGCCCTATAGGCCGtctctatctttccctctctccaaaCCATCTTTCACTCCCTTTCTGCTCTCCCTGTCAAGCCACCATTTCTTCACGGTGACACTGTAGGTTAAGCCTGCTTGGCCTACAGTAAGTTGTTTGATCCCTATCGCTGCTATCTGACACAGTTCAGATTAGATTTACCCTTAATGGTGGATTTGCTTATGGCAGAAAAACAAATATCGTAGTTTAGAAGTATTATATCGAGGGAGTATTATCGTTGAGGGACTCTAGAATGACtgccaaacttttttttttacactaatAGAAAATATGGCGTATTTATGTCATCCCGGGGATTTATACAAGGTTATGCTAGTCCCCGATTTTTACTTAGTAGTTGTGTTTCTGTCATTTTTCCAGGTTAACCTGGCCACTAATCAGATTGTGATGAACTGTGCTGACATCGACATCATCACAGCATCCTTTGTACCAGAGGGAGGGGAAGGTGAGGGTGAGATTCTGTCAATTGTCTTTTCATATTTCTCTTAAATATAGACAaactattatatatattttttgtttcagTGCATTTCCTCTTTTTCCTGATTAGACCTGCGTTTTCAAGCTTGTTAGGCACATTTGTATATTCTTTTCATTATTATGTTATGGCAGCGAATATTAGCCTTGCattttttttccttctctttAGAAATTAACGCTACAGGATTCAACTATCAAAATGAGGACGAGAAAGTAACTCTGTCATTCCCTAGTGCTCTACAGAAAGGTAAGTCAAAGGCCTCGCCGTTAACCAGACTGGCTCCAGGACTTTTTAGGTTTATAATAAACCCTCCACTCTCTGCCATTCACTATTCTTCCTGGTGTTTGACACCATGCCATGTCTTTTTTGTTTGTAgttgacaaaaaaaacaaaccTCTTATTGTAGTAAAGGCTGAATAAACACACGTTGGTTTTTGCACCTGTTTCCCAGGATCTGGTACTTTGAAGATTGACTTTGTTGGGGAGCTGAATGACAAAATGAAAGGTTTCTACAGAAGTAAATATGCAACTCCTGCAGGAGAAATCCGCTATGCTGCTGTCACACAGTTCGAGGTACAGTAACTAGGCGCTCCTCCTGTCCTGCGACACTTCTGCTACAGTAATGAGTACAGTTTCTATCTACAGCAGAGTTGATTTGCTTAACCCATGTTGCAGTAGTGTAAAGGAATGTGACTGCCATTTGACCACAGTGTTTGAGGGTTGTCACACCCTGGCTATAGAATGTTTTAGCAACCATTGTTGGAGATTCTTGATAATGCAACATTGTAATCTCTTAACTTTAGAAAAAAAATGTGGGGAGGGGAACGACATGCCCAGCTGCTATATACGGAATGTTGTTTATTTTCATCTTTCACTAGAGGTCCTTGGAGTAGCTTTATATTATAAAGCAGCCCTCTGACACACTCCAGGATGTTGGCCTGACATAACACGCTGTGAAACGTTTTGAAACTATCTCGCCTAACCTCCCATggtgttctctcttctctcctcaggcCACGGACGCTCGCCGGGCCTTCCCCTGTTGGGACGAGCCAGCTATCAAAGCTACCTTTGACATCTCTCTGATAGTTCCCAAGGACCGAGTAGCCTTGTCAAATATGGTACGTGTCACACTCTAACTCTTCCGCCTGGGGAAGCAAGACCCCAAACAGCTTGAGTCACATTTCGCCACTCTGTTGTTTGCGCTCTGCTAACATTGGCTTATGTAACATAAAACGGTCTTTTTGGGTCACTGCATCCCCCCCATCTAGCTACAAGAGTATAAGTCTGCtggcattcaaaatgtaactgaaTTAGTATGTTTTTCCAAGATGTCTGCCCTGTGGACTGTTAAAGGCTATGAGCTCATTCTTCAAAAGCATTGCTGACTCTGATAGGACTTTCTGATTACATTTTCTGTCCATACCAATATGCCCTTGTCCTCAATGACACAGAATGTCATCGATCGAAAGCCACATCCAGAAGATGACAGCCTTTTGGAAGTGAAGTTCGCCACCACCCCCATCATGTCCACGTACCTTGTAGCGTTCGTCATCGGCGAATACGACTTTGTAGAAGGCCAATCGTCGGACGGCGTGACCGTACGCGTCTACACGCCTACCGGAAAGGCGGAACAAGGGAAATTTGCACTAGAGGTGAGTTGTTTTTACCCCTTTTTAAACTTGGATACTGGTTAGACCAGTACCTAACACTAGTCATGTATCACATATTGATGAATGACTGTTGTGCTAGCAGCAACTATCTATTGGCGTCAAGTGTAAAATAGGAAAAAAGAGATCTAATTTCCATCTACTTTTCTCACAGGTTGCTGTAAAGACCTTACCTTTCTACAACGACTACTTCAATGTTCCTTACCCATTGCCTAAAATTGATCTAATAGCTATCGCTGACTTTGCTGCTGGTAAGTACAATTCAAATGACTGTATTTAAATTATTATGTTGTGACAAAAAATAGGATTTATAGTCAAGATCTAACACGCTTGGTGCTGCCCCCTCCAGGTGCCATGGAAAACTGGGGCCTTGTTACCTACAGGTAAATCTAAAGTAATGTTGCTAAATTTGCAACTAATGAGAGGATGCACAGTTAGCCTGCCAATCATGTTATTCCACACAGATTATTTGATTACCACTAGTGGGAAATGTATGCGATTTAAATtgcatataatttttttttttgaatgTTTTTGTGTTAATGCATGCTACCACTAGGGGGAGTGTGAAATGAGTCGCTTTTGCGCTTGTTTTTCTTTAAGTTGACCTCGCTGTGTGACCTCGTTTTCCCAGGGAGACGGCGCTGCTGATTGACCCGAAGAACTCGTGCTCGTCCTCACGGCAGTGGGTGGCCCTGGTGGTGGGACACGAGCTAGCTCACCAGTGGTTCGGAAACCTGGTCACCATGGTAAACAACCGCTGCTCTCCTTACTGCTTATGTAGAAACAGAAAGCACTCTGCTGGTCAATGACCGAAGGACATGATCATGAAAGATATTACATGATTGAagattaaattatatgaacaactTTCTTCAATTGCATTGTCCTGAATTGGTTTTAGTCAATATGATCCCCCCCCCTTGCCTTGTAGGAATGGTGGACCCATCTGTGGCTTAACGAGGGCTTCGCATCATGGATCGAGTACCTCTGTGTGGACCACTGCTTCCCTGACTACGACATCTGGACACAGTTTGTGTCTGCCGACTACACCCGCGCTCTGGACCTGGATGCGTTGGACAACAGTCATCCCATCGAGGTGTGTGGCTTTAAATTCGtaagataatatatatataccataTGTTCTGGACCGAAGTTTTTCAATAGATGTGAGTGTACGTGAGGTATCTCTATCAGATGAAAGTGACCCTCGTACTGCGTTTGAAAGCATCAACTGACTGACCCCCTGGACTGTAGGTGAACGTGGGCCACCCGTCGGAGGTGGATGAAATCTTTGATGCCATATCCTACAGCAAAGGAGCATCTGTGATCCGTATGCTGCACAACTACATAGGAGACGAGGTGAGGAGCTGCTGCCCAGGCACACTGCCATGTTGTCCACTAATTAGTCAAGCTCTCTTTCATATACTAGCTAAAAGGGTATTGCGTGAACAACTGTCTCTGTTAACTATTTGTATATTTTAATCTCAGATGTTTTTCTTGATTTTCTAGCTTCCTTTGTAAACCTATTTTGTTTGTTCTGTCTCTAGGATTTTAGGAAAGGAATGCATTCCTATCTGTTGAAGTTCCAACATAAAAATGCAGCGACAGGTAACGCTGTCAAGTCTCCTATAAATCTCATGAATTTATAATGGCTTGTCTGGTCCATTATAACAAGATAATTATTTGAGCATTGTAATTGGTTGGTgaccacctctctccccaccaccTTTCCCAGAGGACCTATGGGACTGTCTGGAACAGGCTAGCGGGAAACCCATCGCCCTGGTGATGAGCTCCTGGACTAAGCAGATGGGCTTCCCTATAATCGTAGTGGACCAGGAGCAGGTAAATAGACCACAATGGAAATTGTCTTTGGACAATATGAATGTTCTGTGTTTATCCTGTGAGAGGGGGATCTCTCTGTTGTAGCTGTTTGTGTATTAAATAATCACatactttttatttttgtagCAAGGGGATGACCGCATCCTCAAGATATCTCAGAAGAAATTCTGTGCCAGTGGACCACATAATGGTAAGATTATATTTTCCAATAACTCAACACAAAAAAAAGCCAGGTACAAATCGCTGTTCCCTATTTGTCACTTATTAGCTACGTGAGACAAATATCCTACTTTGCTTCATCTCATTGGGTCTTGTTTGTGTCAATCATCCACCAGGTGAGGACTGCCCTAACTGGATGGTACCAATCAGTATCTGTACGGGTGAGGACCCCGGCTGTACCAAGCTCAAGGTGCTGCTGGACAGCCCAGAGACCACCATCACGATCAACAACGTCAGCCCTGACCAGTGGGTCAAGGTGAGGACAACAAAATTCCACCTATTACATCTGTCTAATATAGAATTGAGTTGAAAACCAAGCCCTAAGGCCTTAAAATGTGTACTATAACCCTTATACAGAGTTGCATGTTTAGGGGAATAGAAAGCTCTCTAATAAAAGTGAAATGGAATCAAATGGATACAAAAATGCTCACTTCAAGAGCCATGACCTTGAAGGTCTGCTTGCTTGGAGAATTATACATTTTTGTGAATGGGCCATAACATTCATGATTCTGAGACAGTAAATACTAAACAAACGGGTGGGAGATCATTGAGAGTTCAGTAAACCAATCACCTGACAAAAAGGGACGAGGAGAGGTTAAGCCAACCATGACCCTTGAAGGTCTTTGAAAGGGGTCAAAAGGTCACACAGATGGCTGTTGAAAGGGGTCACTAGAGGGTCAGGATTTGTGAATGGACCATAGAAATTGCTGTTAACTGAAAGGACATCATTAGTAATATCAAAGTAAGTTCGGGGAACTGAGAACCATTCAAAAATAACCACTTGATTGGGACTAGTGGTTGCTTGAGCGGGATCATAACCTGGCTAGTCCCTATCTAGTTAGCAATGCTAAAGAGGATCCACaaggccagtggttcccaatcagGGGTACTAGAACCCttaggggtacttggcctatccacaggggttaCTTGTGAAGACTCATGAGGTcataggcttactggtaaaatgcacaagggggtacttcaggggcaaaattcagttggtggtacagtcaccgaaaaaggttgggaaccactgactaCTTATGCGTGTGCCATTCAGAACAGAGAATTATCCATGTACTGAGTTGATCAAAGGGTTAGAAAATATCTCTTCCTGTTTCCTTAATGCTAAGCTGAACTTTTTATGGCTAGAATAGAACATTATTTTGTTCATTTGTTGGGTGGGGTCACTCAAGCATATAAGGGCTTTCTTCCACACTTGCTTGTTAGGCAGATTTATTTCCGCTTTAGCTAACAAGTTTGGAACAGCAAATGGTTTGGCATGACACCGACAAAGGAGTGGAAGAAAACAGATTGGCAACAAGGCTATGGTCTTTGGCTGCTGTTCaactgtcctcctcctccccctataGATCAACCCAGGAACAGTGGGCTTCTACAGGATCCAGTACAGCTCAGCCATGTTGGAGAGCCTGCTGCCTGGTATCAGAGACCTCACCCTGCTGCCTGTGGACCGTCTGGGCCTGCAGAATGACCTCTTCTCCCTGGTGAGAGACACAACTGTCAACACTACATCAACATGCCCTTTAGCTTGACGCTAACGCTTATGGTATTGGTGCTTGTATATAAAGTCAGTCATGAACAGGGAAAGGGTCAGTTCCTGTAACAATCATATTCATAAAAAATAATTCCTTTCTGCCACAAAACCCTGAGGTTCTTTCCACTTTCATATAGCAAGGCCCCATCTGTCTAGCGCTACAGTGGCAAAGAAACAGAACCTTTAGTGTATAAACGGATACTTTTTGAGGAAGCCCAGGGTCAAAGCTTCCCCTAAAATAAACTCTAGCTGCTCAATGTTGTAAATGTGGAATCCACACAACATAATGTTAAGGCAACCCCAACGTAgtgtcacattttatttgtcacatgcgccaaatacaacaggtacaatttcaccttacagtgaaatacttacttaaaagcccttaaccaagttttaagaaa is a window from the Salmo trutta chromosome 38, fSalTru1.1, whole genome shotgun sequence genome containing:
- the npepps gene encoding puromycin-sensitive aminopeptidase isoform X1; its protein translation is MLLVLGRRVSLSFVKRVIPQDPVLLSKPILQNFRTIQFRVIHSSTVFAIATRQNTDTMPERRPFVRLPTDVYPVNYGLCLKPDLIDFTFEGKLEAIVEVNLATNQIVMNCADIDIITASFVPEGGEGEEINATGFNYQNEDEKVTLSFPSALQKGSGTLKIDFVGELNDKMKGFYRSKYATPAGEIRYAAVTQFEATDARRAFPCWDEPAIKATFDISLIVPKDRVALSNMNVIDRKPHPEDDSLLEVKFATTPIMSTYLVAFVIGEYDFVEGQSSDGVTVRVYTPTGKAEQGKFALEVAVKTLPFYNDYFNVPYPLPKIDLIAIADFAAGAMENWGLVTYRETALLIDPKNSCSSSRQWVALVVGHELAHQWFGNLVTMEWWTHLWLNEGFASWIEYLCVDHCFPDYDIWTQFVSADYTRALDLDALDNSHPIEVNVGHPSEVDEIFDAISYSKGASVIRMLHNYIGDEDFRKGMHSYLLKFQHKNAATEDLWDCLEQASGKPIALVMSSWTKQMGFPIIVVDQEQQGDDRILKISQKKFCASGPHNGEDCPNWMVPISICTGEDPGCTKLKVLLDSPETTITINNVSPDQWVKINPGTVGFYRIQYSSAMLESLLPGIRDLTLLPVDRLGLQNDLFSLSRAGMISTVEVLKLMEAFVNEPNYTVWSDLSCNLGVLSSLLSHTDFHEEIQEFIRDLFTPIGLKLGWECKQGEGEPPGAGGHLDALLRGLVLGKLGKAGHKPTLEEARRRFKDHVEGKQILSADLRSPVYLTVLKHGDSATLDTMLKLHKQADMQEEKNRIERVLGAISAPDLIQKVLTFALSEDVRPQDTVSVIGGVAGSSKHGRKAAWKFVKDNWEELHNRYQGGFLISRLIKLSVDGFAIDKMAAEVKSFFESHHAPAAERTVQQCCENILLNAAWLKRDADDIHQYLLKRKAPPV
- the npepps gene encoding puromycin-sensitive aminopeptidase isoform X2, whose protein sequence is MLLVLGRRVSLSFVKRVIPQDPVLLSKPILQNFRTIQFRVIHSSTVFAIATRQNTDTMPERRPFVRLPTDVYPVNYGLCLKPDLIDFTFEGKLEAIVEVNLATNQIVMNCADIDIITASFVPEGGEEINATGFNYQNEDEKVTLSFPSALQKGSGTLKIDFVGELNDKMKGFYRSKYATPAGEIRYAAVTQFEATDARRAFPCWDEPAIKATFDISLIVPKDRVALSNMNVIDRKPHPEDDSLLEVKFATTPIMSTYLVAFVIGEYDFVEGQSSDGVTVRVYTPTGKAEQGKFALEVAVKTLPFYNDYFNVPYPLPKIDLIAIADFAAGAMENWGLVTYRETALLIDPKNSCSSSRQWVALVVGHELAHQWFGNLVTMEWWTHLWLNEGFASWIEYLCVDHCFPDYDIWTQFVSADYTRALDLDALDNSHPIEVNVGHPSEVDEIFDAISYSKGASVIRMLHNYIGDEDFRKGMHSYLLKFQHKNAATEDLWDCLEQASGKPIALVMSSWTKQMGFPIIVVDQEQQGDDRILKISQKKFCASGPHNGEDCPNWMVPISICTGEDPGCTKLKVLLDSPETTITINNVSPDQWVKINPGTVGFYRIQYSSAMLESLLPGIRDLTLLPVDRLGLQNDLFSLSRAGMISTVEVLKLMEAFVNEPNYTVWSDLSCNLGVLSSLLSHTDFHEEIQEFIRDLFTPIGLKLGWECKQGEGEPPGAGGHLDALLRGLVLGKLGKAGHKPTLEEARRRFKDHVEGKQILSADLRSPVYLTVLKHGDSATLDTMLKLHKQADMQEEKNRIERVLGAISAPDLIQKVLTFALSEDVRPQDTVSVIGGVAGSSKHGRKAAWKFVKDNWEELHNRYQGGFLISRLIKLSVDGFAIDKMAAEVKSFFESHHAPAAERTVQQCCENILLNAAWLKRDADDIHQYLLKRKAPPV